One Hevea brasiliensis isolate MT/VB/25A 57/8 chromosome 5, ASM3005281v1, whole genome shotgun sequence genomic region harbors:
- the LOC110662447 gene encoding uncharacterized protein At2g39795, mitochondrial yields MAFNSILRRASASVLPLVIRSVGSQRTFHSAISTFLCVEKLSLSHQVCWQVFLPFFRFSTATVAKPSADENLIRVLDSEIGCAEKPADVEELPAGFPFEIQDNPGERTVLLKRNFQDENIKVEVDAPSIPEDAEDDDHDQDKNTEDSDNPPSIPLVVSISKGNGLCLEFGITAYPDEITIDTLSLRNSEHSEDELACEGPDFFDLDENLQKAFHKYLEIRGIKPSTTNFLFEYMRNKDDKEYLLWLKNLRSFMER; encoded by the exons ATGGCCTTCAATTCCATTCTTCGCAGAGCCTCAGCATCTGTACTTCCTCTAGTAATTCGCTCTGTAGGTTCACAGAGAACCTTCCACAGCGCAATCTCCACCTTCCTTTGTGTCGAAAAACTCAGTCTCAGCCATCAGGTCTGTTGGCAAGTCTTTCTTCCATTTTTTCGATTCTCGACGGCCACTGTAGCTAAACCGAGCGCCGATGAGAATCTGATTCGAGTCCTCGATTCTGAGATTGGCTGCGCCGAGAAACCCGCAGAT GTAGAGGAACTCCCTGCTGGATTTCCTTTTGAAATCCAAGATAATCCTGGAGAGAGAACCGTATTACTGAAAAGAAACTTCCAAGATGAGAATATCAAAGTTGAAGTTGATGCACCTAGTATTCCAGAGGATGCTGAGGATGATGACCATGACCAGGATAAAAATACTGAGGACTCGGATAACCCACCAAGCATTCCACTGGTTGTAAGTATTAGTAAAGGAAATGGCCTGTGTCTGGAGTTCGGTATCACTGCTTACCCTGATGAGATCACAATCGATACCTTGTCACTTAGAAATTCAGAACATTCTGAAGATGAACTCGCATGTGAAGGGCCTGATTTTTT TGATTTGGATGAAAATTTGCAAAAGGCTTTCCACAAGTATCTTGAGATTAGAGGGATCAAACCTAGCACAACGAACTTTTTGTTTGAGTACATGAGAAACAAGGATGATAAAGAGTATTTGCTATGGTTGAAGAACCTCAGGAGTTTCATGGAAAGGTAA
- the LOC110662410 gene encoding uncharacterized protein LOC110662410, which translates to MKRVLKQTLLRSLSFVMFKHATGTHGGGFLGSGHGRGHDIEGGNFEDGGAGDFNDGGGDTFAGVGGSDFGGGGAGSDFGGGGGGCDSGGGGGGGGGGGGCDSGGGGGGGGGGGGGAGGC; encoded by the exons ATGAAACGTGTCTTGAAACAAACATTGCTTCGTAGCTTATCCTTCGTCATGTTCAA ACATGCAACAGGAACACATGGGGGTGGATTTCTTGGTAGTGGACATGGTAGAGGACATGACATCGAAGGTGGCAATTTTGAGGATGGAGGCGCAGGAGATTTCAATGATGGGGGAGGGGATACTTTTGCTGGGGTAGGAGGATCTGATTTTGGCGGTGGTGGAGCTGGGTCTGATTTTGGTGGTGGAGGTGGAGGCTGTGATTCTGGTggtggtggaggtggaggtggaggaggtggtggcTGTGATTCTGGTGGTGGTGGGGGTGGAGGTGGAGGAGGGGGTGGCGGCGCTGGCGGCTGTTGA